Below is a genomic region from Cloeon dipterum chromosome 2, ieCloDipt1.1, whole genome shotgun sequence.
CTTTCCTCTTCCAAAATTATCGCTTCTTGcctatgaatatttttgttacaagGAGAATATTTATACACTGCACTAAtaactgaaataaatgaaagtttTACTCCATATGTAAATTTCTTGTGTCCGCCATCGTTTTTGTTTGTACACatttatttagctttttttaattcgatttttttaacacaaattttgtaaacattaATGGATTTTTTCTGCTCTCACTTTGAGTTTCCCTATGCCTCTATGCAAACCCAAGATTGGCAGTGATGAGAGAATTCTAAGTATTGGAAccttttccaaaataatttatattcctGCAAAATACAGTTAGATTTTACTTGAAACAATTCTAATTAATGTTGTGCCCAATGTTTTGTACTTCTTAAACACTCAACTCTTATTTTGGgacgagttgaacggtatctctcaattcaattcaattctgtGTATTTCTCCATAACAagtcaaacattttaaacatgatatcacaaaaaaaaatcacattattgGAGAAATTTAGGCATTTGTAGTATTAGCGATCAACTCGCTGAAACTCAtgactaaaataaaagcaaaagttaCTTTTACCTCAATCACTCGCCATACTACAGCCCATACTAGATTACACTTAAAATCACATGCATTTTACAGTATTTTGGAAACTGGGAAACTGGACACAATTTAATGGCGGTCGGGAGGGAATTCCTTTGTTGCACGATGCGGAATGAGAACGAGTGCACTCCGAGATCAGCACGAGATCTCAACGTTTTTGCCACGTTCTCTTAAAATTGCGTGTGTtaagtttcataattttcgattataattttcatcaacTAATTAAGCtagttgttttttttaataattttttaaagcatcccacgttatttatattttattttatattgttgatttttattatggtaaaatttcaatctcgTCAGGTTGATTTCACGTAGATCTGCCACCTTTCGCTTTTTCCGCAATTAGACAgcgatttaaaataacattgcTCCTACAGAGTGGCTCAGCACGAGGACGTGAACAGGATGACCGCGAGCTCACTGGCCATTGTATTCGCGCCGTGCATCCTGCGCACGAACAAGGTGTTACAAGCGCAAGACTCGCTCAATGACATCAGTAAGCAGACACTGTGCGTGGAGACGATTATCGGCGAGCAGTTGCGCAAGGTGCGATCCACGCTAGCTGACATCACGACGCTGGACTCTGCGTGCCACACGGCCACCTCGAGGCTCTCCTCGCTGCGAAGCTCCAAGATCTACCAGCCGGAGCCTGCGCCGGTCACCGCGACCAACTCTTCTGGCCGGGAGGAGGCGCTGCTCGCCGAGCGAATACAGGCAATGGAGGAGGAAAAGGCCATTCTCACCAGCAAACTGCCCACCCTTACCCATGCCACTTCGGACGACGACTTTTTATCCACTGACTTGGATGGAAGTCTGGATGACGTGGCCAGCGTTTCAAGCCATGGTGAGTtacttgattaaaaaagtcaaGCTTAGTGCCTCACAATATTGAAGTTTTGGTCAACATGGAgtgttatttataattcattttattaatttttcttaaatttaataccattttcaataaaatcaaaattgtgttgcccatcaaattcaattcattcaCGCAgcatagaaaattatttaatttgcgatCTTGTCCTCTTTGACACAAATTATGTGAATGATTAGCTTCTCTTATCCTGAGATAATGTGTGTTCACAGGCCTAGGAAGAAAGAAACTGAGACAGCGGTCCTCTGATCAAAGTGTAGTCTCAGTGTGTCCCCCTCTTGATGTTGATATTGACGAGGACCCGATTTTAGTTTAATACTGTTCAACTACAACTACTGCTTGCGGATAACAAGTCTTATcctaaatgaataattttgtcacatttatattttcaaaatagttGTTTATTGTAACATTTTACAGAATATAAAAAggcagtaataaaaattgcttttcttcgTTTGCACTTTTGTGATTCCACCCAATGTAAAGAGCGGGTTAACAGTCAATTGGTTAAAACTATTAATCTTAAGGTTTGCACTTGACCAAGGGGATATTCTTGCTGTTCACGCATTTGTCACACACCCATTCGGCGTAAACTTCCGCTGTTAACATTTGAAATGCCGCCTCTGTCAAGCCAGTGCATATtctgaaacacaaaattgaagataccaattttaattgaatttgaatctcgataaaattattattcttctatgtacattgtaatttcacattatttgtCAATAATCTTTTCCAATAAACATTTCTTACCTATGGAACCAAAAGTTGCATCCTGACTCGCAAAGTATGGCCTGATCATTGTCATGCACCTCTTTGTGGCAGACACCACAGGGATAGATTGGGGGCGCGTTAGGGTTTTGAGGGTTGAACACCATTGGCTGATCCGGTGGATAAACCTGAGGACACAACAATTTCATTACTTTAAAACCGTTTGCCCAGTGTGAAAATTACAATCCGTAAATTAGAGATTGCCTCCGACCACTGCCTTAAAGATGTTTGATAAGACGTGCACGATTAAGCTAGCATGTGCCAAtcacattgaaattaaatatttatttgcagttgggggaattttatttataattttaattcaacttgaTGCGTTAAGTCATTGTTGCAGGTAAAGCAGCATTTGCTTAACAAACTTTGACGCACCAGctgtgtaataattaatttcttacttGAATCTATTTCCAATATTTGATTTGGATGACATTCCAATGTGTACTTTAAAagtttgaccaaatctcggttgaaaatttagcaaaactTGATTAGGAACCTTTCCAGTTGTGACAGGCATTGGTTTAGGCGCCATTTGCGAGAACGGAGGCGGcgggggctgctgctgctgctgctgttgttggggcggctgctgttgctgcggcTGCATGTTGGGCATGGTCTGGGGCCCCATCGGACTCATCATGATGGGCATGTTGGGCGGGCCACCCATCATGTTGTCCTGAAGCGGGCTGCGCATCATGGGGCTCATGGGACCCGGCATGAGGGGCGACGACATAGCCGGGGGCGCCGTGGGCTGCATGTGGCGCATATGGGGCATCATCATGGGTGGGGGGTGCGAGGGCGAATCGTCAAATGGGTTTGAGGCCACGATGGTGTCGCCGTAGCCGGTCAGCGGTGGCGGCATGATGTCCATCACAGGAGGCGCCGGCTGCGGGGCGGCctgtgccgccgccgacgcagCGTTCCTCCGCTTCTTCTTGGGCGCGGGACCAGCGGGCTCAGTCATGGTCGGCATCATCGGGGGCGATTTGAACTCGGGAGGAGTGCCACCCATCGGCATCCTgaataattagtttatttGATCAATTCTACTAAATTTCCAAACTTTCCAGAACACTGATAAGAAAACATGTTTATAATtcccaaaagaaaaattcaaattatttagtgATTTGCActctctaaatttttaagtttaaaagtTTAGCATTAATTCATAAAGAGTTAAGAAAGAGCTTTCTTAAAACACTTGGATTGATAATCACGctgattataaataatgaggtttgtaaaaaatattgaagattGATGCTAGTTAATGAGACTGCTAAATGGCTTTACTTCAAAGGGTTTTAAAATCATGACAAGTGGCAAAGAGTGATGAATACTGTTACGAATAAATTATCTAGCTTGTTTTAGCACAAGACAGAAGCTTTTTAAGCCTCATAACTTATATATCAGCTCTACTTCTCCAACGAACAGAGTAGTACATTTTGCAATACTTTCctccttaattttgaatcacgCATACTTGGAAGGGATGCGTTGAAgcaaaaccatttaaaaaaatttgataaaaacttgaaattatgTTAGGAGACAACACAAAATAAtgcagaaagagaaagaaattcgTGCTCTTCAATTCCTTTTCTCGGACTGCTACTATTAGGCAATTCAAATCTCATCAGCTTGTACTTGGCACCTGTTGGTAGCTGCTGAATGTGAATTTCCAACAGTCCAACACAAACTCGACCGCGTTTGAAACTGACTGCTTGCGCTAGATAAAAACGCTTGGCATGCAATTCCCTCGATTTTGCAAGAGGTATTAGGGTATAGGAGTTAGAGCCATGTTGTGAATTCTGAAGAAGAATGTGAGCTAAGATCCAAATAGCTAggaatttactaaaaataccTGTGAAAATTTATGGTTTTCTCAATCTAACTACTGCAACCGATTATACAGGtcaaaatataagaaatagtAAAagcctttaaatttattcataatccctttatagattttttgctttggtGGTATTTACTGTGCATATaatcaaaaaagttaatttaagttcagtttaatgaaatgaaaactaaGAATAACTTTCTAAgtgaagcattttaaaat
It encodes:
- the pygo gene encoding protein pygopus — translated: MAPYSGMSRMRNPKPSPNMYYPQNEGQPLMPPMPQMRMNQPSYLDDRQMGSPCGYPRMPMGGTPPEFKSPPMMPTMTEPAGPAPKKKRRNAASAAAQAAPQPAPPVMDIMPPPLTGYGDTIVASNPFDDSPSHPPPMMMPHMRHMQPTAPPAMSSPLMPGPMSPMMRSPLQDNMMGGPPNMPIMMSPMGPQTMPNMQPQQQQPPQQQQQQQQPPPPPFSQMAPKPMPVTTGKVYPPDQPMVFNPQNPNAPPIYPCGVCHKEVHDNDQAILCESGCNFWFHRICTGLTEAAFQMLTAEVYAEWVCDKCVNSKNIPLVKCKP